The Streptomyces sp. NBC_01276 genome contains the following window.
GTGGGCGAGTTGTAGGACACCCCGTTGACCGTCTTGGCACCACTGCCCTCGGAGAGCAGGTAGAAGAAGTGGTTCGCGACGCCGGAGGAGTTGTGGACGTCGAGCCGCCCGACGGTCTTCGACCAGTAGTCGGCGGAGGCTCCGTCCTTGCTGGGCTTGTCCATGTAGCGCAGCGGCGTGCCGTCGCCCCGGATGTCGATCTTCTCGCCGATGAGGTAGTCACCGACGTCGGAGGAGTTGTTCGCGAAGAACTCCACGGAGGTGCCGAAGATGTCGCTGGTGGCCTCGTTGAGGCCGCCGGACTCGCGGCTGTAGTTCAGCTTGGCGGTGGCGGCGGTCAGGCCGTGGCTCATCTCGTGGCCGGCGACGTCCAGTGAGGTGAGCGGCTTGAGGTTGCCCGCGCCGTCGCCGTAGGTCATGCAGAAGCAGCTGTCGTCCCAGAAGGCGTTGACATAGGCGTTTCCGTAGTGGACACGGGAGTACGCGGCCTTGCCGTCACCGGCGATGCCGTTGCGGCCGAGCTCGGACCGGTAGAAGTCCCAGGTGACGGCGGCGCCGTAGTGGGCGTCGACCGCGGCCGTCTGACGGTTCGCCGGCGAGCCGTCGCCCCACGCGTCGTCCGCGTCGGTGAAGAGGGTGCCGGTCGCGGTGGACGTCGCGCCGTTCAGGTCGTAGGTCTTGTGGCCGCCGCGGGCCCCGTCGGTCAGGCTGTAGGCCGACCCGCTCGGGCTGGTGCCGAGCGCGACGGGGCCGGAGTACTCGCTGGTGCCGGTACCGGTGTCGATGGCCTCGTACGAGTAGATCTCGGCGCCGGTGGCGGCGTCGGTGATGACGTGGCGCTCACTGGGGGTGCCGTCGGGCTGCGTGCCGGTGACGACGGCCTCGTAGGCGAAGACCGGCGTGCCGGTCGCGGCCCAGACCACCTGACGGGCGCCGGCGGGCGCGGCCTTCAGGGTGCGGGCCGCGGACGGGGCAATGCGCGCCTCGGTGCCCTTGGTGGTCTTCCGGCTGCCGTCCTTCTTCTGATGGACGACCAGATCGCCGCCGAGGACGGGCAGTCCGCCGTAGGTCCGCTCGTAGCGGGTGTGGACCGTGCCGTCGCCATCCTTGATCACATCGCGGGCGACGAGGCCTTCCTGGTCGGACAGGCCGATGGCACGCGCGGTACCCGCCGCTCCGGTCTGCGCGTCGGCTATCGCCTGGGTGCGCGCCGAGGCCGGCAGCGCGAGGGCCGTGGCTCCCGCTTCGCGCTCGGCGGCCGCGCTGGCGGACCCGCTCTGAACGGAGATCGCGACCATCGCCGCGGACGCGACGACGGCGGCGGTGCGCAGGGCTCGGGTCCGGCTGCGGGCGGTGGGGGATGAGGACATGTGGTGGGGCACTCGTTCTCCTTCGTTGCCGTGGGGGCGGCTGTGAGACTGCCAGGAAGGAGGGAGTGTTTGACAGGTATGCAACAAGTATTTGACCTGTTGTTATCCGGAGAGAGGACTTTCATGTCCGCTCAACGGTCAAAAAGGGAACATTCCGCTTGGCCCCGGGCAGTTGAGCCCGGGGCCGAGCGGACGTCCGTCACATGCCCGGGATCTGACGGGCCTTGAACGCTGCGCGGACGGCGTCCGCCGCGGTTCCGCCGTACATGCGCTGAGCTGTCGCGACCGTCGTCAGCGCCGCGTCCTGGAAGCTCGTGCCGGGCGCGAAGCCGAACTGCGCGTTCACGATGACGCGGTCGGCGGTGCGGGACCCCAGGGCGCCCCGGATGTCGAAGAGGGCACGGGACCAGATCTCACCGTCGGCGTGGACCTCGCCCACCCTGTCCGCGTAGACCTTGGTCCCGTCGATCCGGCGCAGGCAGTGCGGGGCGGTGCTGTAGGACGTCGAGTCCCAGTCGGCGACGCACGCCGGGTCCGTCTTGCTCGGCCAGCCGCGGACGGCGTCCGCGTGGGCGCCGACCTCGACGGCCAGGTAGTCGCCGAAGGCCTCGCCGATCGCGCCGGCCTCCGGGGATGTGCCGAAGCCGGGTACCTGTGCGTTGTGCACGGCGTGCCCGTACTCGTGGACTATGACCTCGGCGTCCTCGGCGTCGTCGACGCCGCCCTTCCCGAAACGGATCTCGGCCTTCTTGTCCGTGAAGAAGGAGTTGTCGGCGCCGTACTGGTTGATACGGACCGGCTGCGCCCGGTCGTTGGCCCCGGGCAACTCGCTCCCGAAGCCGAGGCCCTGCAGGTACTCCTGCGCCTCGTTGACCCAGAAGTAGGCCATGACCTGGCCGAACCCGTCGTCCGCGCGGTCGTACCGGGCGGCGTCGGCTACCGTCGCGGGGGCGCCGGTCTCCGACCGGACGTACGCCCACTTCCCGGACAGCCCGCCGCTGCCGTCCAGGTTGTGCAGGGCGGCCGTGGTGTAGGCCGAGGCGGGCACGGCGTCCGCGGCGTCCTTGGCGTCGACGAGGGTCTGATCGCCCGAGGACTGCACGGGGTTGACCATGAAGATGCGCCCCTGGGGCAGGGAGGCGGCGGGGGCGGACCCGGTCGCCGAGGCCGGGCCGGCCAGGGTGAACAGGGCCACGGCGGCGGTGGCCGCCGCGGTCAGGCCGCGAGGGGAACGGCGGGGCATGAACATCCTCCTGTGATGGATGTGATGTGCCGGAGATTCGTCGGCGCAACGGTGCGGACGCGATCCTCGCCCAACCGGCCCCGCTTTGACCAGGCCTTGCGCCGGGCAATCCGTCCGCACCGTCACCACCGCCGCCGCCACCGCCACCGCCACCGCCAACCGCCATCCTCCCGGCCGTCAGCTTCCGGCAGCCGCGCCGAACTCGCCGCCGGCCGCGGTCGCTCCATGGACCCCGGGCCGGGCGTGGGAGGCGAACGGCGTGGAGCGGTCGGCCGTCGGGGCCACGTCCGAGGGCACGTCCGAGGGCACGTCCGAGGGCACGTCAGCGCGGCTCCGCGGTGATGCGGAACCTCAGCCGGCAGATCACCGCGTCGGTGTCCCGGCGTACCGCGTGGGCGACCAGCGAGCCACGCTGGTTCTGCAGCATCCGCTGCCAGAGGCGTTCCGGCTCGGTCTCCGGGATCAGGACGGTCACCTGGGTGTCCGGCTGCCGTTCCGTCAGCTCGCGGACGTAGCCCGATACGGGACGGCCCAGCGAGCGGGTCGGCGAGGGGAGTTCGACCAGCTCGATGCCGGGGTTCCACAGCTCCCAGTCGCGGCGCAGCGCTTCGGCGGCCCGCCGGTCCTCGGGCGCCGGGTGGGTGACGGTCACCGCCAGGACCTCGTCGCCGAGCGAGCGGGCAGCGGTCAGCGCCCGGCAGGTCAGCAGGGACAGCCCCGACACGGGGACGACGACCAGGGAACGGGAGCGCTCCGGGGGCTGCGGGATCCGGCCGAGCTCCAGGCGTTCACCGATCCGCCCGTAGGCGCGGTGCACCTTCTCGAAGGCGAGGACGATCAGCGGCAGGGCCACGACGATCAGCCAGGCCCCCTGGGTGAACCTGGTGGCCGTCACCACGACCGCGGACACACCGGTGAGCAGCGCGCCGAAGCCGTTCAGCGCGGCTTTCGCCCGCCGGCCGGCGGGGCGTTCCAGCGACCAGTGGCGGACCATGCCGACCTGGCAGATGGTGAAGCCGACGAACACCCCGATGGCGAAGAGCGGCACCAGGGTGTTGGCGTCTCCGCCGGAGAAGACCAGCAGGGCGGCGGACACCAGGGCCAGCCAGACCACGCCGTGCCGGTGGACCTGCCGGTCGGCCTTGAGCGCGAACACGTGGGGGAGGTAGTTGTCCCGGGCCAGCAGGCTCATCAGGACGGGCAGCCCGCCGAAGGAGGTGTTCGCGGCGAGGGCCAGCAGCACCACGGTGGCGAACTGGACGACGTAGAAGGCGGCGTTGTGGCCGAAGGAGGCGTCCGCGAGCTGGGCGAGGACGGTGACGCCCTCGACCGGCTGGAGGTGGAAGCGCCCGATGAGGATGGAGAGGCCGATCAGCATCACGCCCAGGAGCGCGCCGAGGGCGACCTCGGTGCGCTGGGCCCGGCGGGCGGCCGGTGCCCGGAAGGAAGGCACGGCGTTGGCGACGGCCTCGACACCGGTGAGTGCGGAGCAGCCGGCGGAGAAGGCCTTGAGCAGGAGCAGGGCGCCGACGGTGGTGGCGCCGTCGCCGAGAGCGGAGGCGTGCCCCGCGGCGGTCTCGGTGGACACCGGTCCGTCCCGGAACAGACCGACCGTGATCATCGCGAGGATCGAGCCGACGAACACGGCCGTGGGCACGAGGAACGCCTTGGCCGAGTCGACGACGCCGCGCAGGTTCACGGCCGTGACCAGCACGAGCACGCCCAGGCAGAGCCAGACCCGTTCCCCGTACAGCGAGGGGAAGGCCGAGGTCAGGGCGGCAACACCGGCGGTGACCGACACGGCGACGTTCAGGACGTAGTCCAGGATCAGCGAGGCCGCGGCGACCAGGCTCGTACGCGGGCCGAGGTGCCGCCTGGCCACCGCGTAGGAGCCGCCGCCGTCGGGGAAGGCTGCGATGACCTGTCGGTACGAGGCGACCAGTACGGCCAGCAGCGCGGCGATCGCCAGGGTCACCGGGAGGGTGAAGCCGAGGCCGTACCCCCCGGCCGCGGCGAGCACGAGCACGATCGACTCGGGGCCGTACGCGACGGAGGCCATGGCGTCCAGGGAGAGGGCGGCGAGGCCCTGGAGCGCGGTCAGCCTGTGCCGGTCCCCCGGCTCGGCCGCCGACCCGGCGCCGGTATCAGGGGGCTCCTCCTGGCCCGGCCCCTGGTCCGGTCCCTGGCCGGCAGCGGTCGGTTCTCCTGTGTGCATGGCCATGTCGCCGTTCCTCCGAAGTGGGCAGAGTGAGGACAGCGTCGGAGGCGCTCACCGCTGCCGTCGGCCACCTTGGCGAGATCCATACGCCGACCGGACCACTCTTCACGCGCTCCTTACGCCGAACCCGGCAGATCCTATGAGACGCGTCAATGCCTCGCCGGGGCGCGTGGCGCCGGGGACGACCGGAGGCGCTGCGGACATCGAGAACGGGGCCGGGCCGATCGTCGCGCCGTGCCTGCCCGGCCATCCGGGGACCGCGCTGGTCAGGCCCGAGAGGTGCTGAACCCGAGACCCCGCGTCAGGGCTGCGTCAAGGGTTGCCCCGCGACCGTATGGACCCCGTCAAGGTCGCTTAACGCGGAGGGCCACTCGCGCTTTGCTCGGTCTCGGCCACTCCGGCCGATTCCACTTCCACTTCATCACTTCATCAGGAGCTCACGATGGCCGATCTGGCCTTCGTCGTCACCACGGTCGCGGTGTTCGCGCTGGTGGCTCTCATCGCCCGAGGGGTGGCCAAGCTGTGACCGTCGAGAACATCGTCGGCCTCGTCGTGGCCGTCTCCCTGCTCGGATACCTCGTCCTCGCCCTCGTGTACCCGGAGAGGTTCTGAGCCGACATGAGTCCCCGGATCGCTGGTGTCCTCCAGCTCCTCGCTCTGGTCGCCGCGCTGGCCCTGGCCTACCGTCCGCTGGGCGATCACATGGCCAAGGTCTACTCCTCCGAGAAGCACTACAAGCCGGAGAAGTGGATCTACAAGGCCATCGGCGCCAACCCCTCCGCCGAGATGCGGTGGCCCGCGTACCTGCGCGGCGTCCTCGCCTTCTCGGCCGTGGGCGTCCTGTTCCTCTACGTCCTGCAGCGCCTGCAGGGCGTCCTGCCCGGCTCGCTCGGCTTCTCCGCGATCGACCCCGACCAGGCCTTCAACACCGCCGCGTCCTTCGTGGCGAACACGAACTGGCAGTCGTACGCCGGTGAGCAGGCGATGGGCCACGTCGTGCAGACCGGCGGCCTCGCCGTACAGAACTTCGTCTCGGCCGCGGTCGGCATGGCCGTGGCGGTGGCCCTGGTACGGGGCTTCGCGCGCTCCCGCACCGGTGAACTCGGCAACTTCTGGGCCGACCTGGTCCGGGGCACCGTCCGGATCCTGCTGCCGATCTCGGTGATCGGCGCGCTGGTCCTGGTCGCGTGCGGCGCGATCCAGAACTTCGCCGGCATCCACGAGGTCGGCCAGTTCCTGGGCGGTACGCAGCAGTGGAACGGCGGGGCGGTGGCCTCCCAGGAGGTCATCAAGGAGCTGGGCACGAACGGCGGCGGCTACTTCAACGCCAACTCCGCCCACCCCTTCGAGAACCCGACTCCGTTCTCCAACCTCTTCGAGATCTTCCTGATCCTCGTCATCCCGTTCGCGCTCACCCGCACGTTCGGCCGGATGGTCGGCAACCTGCGCCAGGGCTACGCGATCCTGGCGACGATGGCCGTCATCTGGCTCGGCTTCACGGCCCTGATGATGTGGACCGAATTCGCCCACCACGGACCGGCGTTCGAGGTCGCGGGCGGGGCGATGGAAGGCAAGGAGACCCGGTTCGGGATCGGCGGCTCGTCGATCTTCGCGGTGGCCAGCACCCTCACGTCCACGGGTGCCGTCAACTCTTTCCACTCCTCCTTCACCGGCTTCGGCGGCGGCATCGCGATGCTCGGCATGCAGCTCGGCGAGATCGCCCCCGGCGGTGTCGGCTCCGGTCTCTACGGCATGCTGGTCATGGCGATCATCGCGGTGTTCATCGCCGGCCTCATGGTCGGCCGCACCCCGGAGTACCTGGGCAAGAAGATCGGCACCCGCGAGATCAAGTTCGCGGCCTGCTACATCCTCATCACCCCGGCGCTGGTGCTGTGCTTCACCGCCGCGGCGATGGCCCTGCCCACCCCGGGCAACTCCATGGCCAACACGGGTGCCCACGGGTTCTCCGAGATCCTCTACGCCTACACCTCGGGCGCCAACAACAACGGCTCCGCCTTCGCAGGCCTGAACGCCGACACGCAGTGGTTCAACACCACCATCGGCCTCGCCATGCTGCTGGGCCGGTTCCTGCCCATGGTCTTCGTCCTCGCGCTGGCCGGCTCGCTCGCCGAACAGAATCCCGTCCCCGAGACGGCGGGAACCCTGCGCACGGACAAGCCCCTCTACGCCGGCCTGCTCGTCGGCACGATCGTCATCATCACGGGTCTGACCTACTTCCCGGCGCTCGCGCTGGGTCCGCTCGCCGAAGGGCTGGCGTCATGACCTCCGACACCAGGAAGCAAGAGGACGTCATGCCGACCGTGACTCCGACCCGCCCTCCGCACCAGGACGCGCCCACCGGCCAGAAGCCGGAAGGCGGCCGCGTCGGCACAGGGCTGTTCGACCCCGCGCAGTTGCTGAAGTCCTTCCCGGATGCGGTGAAGAAGCTCGACCCCCGCGTCATGATCAAGTCGCCGGTCATGTTCGTGGTCCTCGTCGGCTCGGTGGTCACCACCGTGCTGGCCATCAAGGACCCGACGGACTGGTTCGGCTGGGCGATCACCGCCTGGCTGTGGCTGACCACCATCTTCGCCAACCTCGCCGAGGCCGTCGCCGAGGGCCGCGGCAAGGCCCAGGCGGACACCCTCCGCAAGGCCAAGACCGACACCGTCGCCCGCCGCCTGACCCAGGACGGCCCGGGCGAGGAGCAGGTCCCCGGCACCGATCTGCGCATCGGCGACCTCGTCGTCTGCGAGACCGGTGACGTCATCCCCGGCGACGGAGACGTCATCGAAGGCGTCGCCTCCGTCGACGAGTCCGCGATCACCGGTGAGTCCGCCCCGGTGATCCGGGAGTCCGGCGGCGACCGCAGCGCGGTCACCGGCGGTACGAAGGTCCTCTCCGACCGGATCGTCGTCAAGATCACGACGAAGCCGGGCGAGACGTTCATCGACCGCATGATCGCCCTGGTGGAGGGCGCGGCGCGGCAGAAGACGCCGAACGAGATCGCGCTCAACATCCTGCTCGCATCCCTCACGATCGTCTTCCTGCTGGCGATCGTCACGCTTCAGCCGTTCGCGATCTACGCGGGCGCCGAGCAGTCCATGATCGTGCTGACGGCGCTGCTGGTCTGCCTGATCCCGACCACGATCGGCGCGCTCCTGTCGGCCATCGGCATCGCGGGCATGGACCGCCTCGTGCAGCGCAACGTCCTGGCCATGTCCGGCCGCGCCGTCGAAGCCGCCGGTGACGTCTCCACCCTCCTCCTCGACAAGACCGGCACCATCACCCTCGGCAACCGGCAGGCCGCCGAGTTCGTCCCCGTCAAGGGCGTCACCGAGGCCGAACTCGCCGACGCGGCCCAGCTCTCCTCCCTCGCCGACGAGACTCCCGAGGGCCGCTCCATCGTGGTCCTCGCGAAGGAGAAGTACGGACTGCGCGAACGCCACCAGGGCGAACTCGCCCACGCCGAATGGATCGCCTTCACCGCCCAGACCCGTATGTCCGGTGTGGACGTCGACGGCCGCAACGTCCGCAAGGGGGCGACCGGTTCGGTCATCTCCTGGGTGAACGAGCGCGGAGGCTCCGTCGCGGACGACGCGCAGGCGCTCACCGACACGATCTCGCAGGCCGGCGGCACTCCGCTGCTCGTCGCCGTCGAGGACGGGAAGGGCGCCCGGGTCCTGGGCGTCATCCACCTCAAGGACGTGGTCAAGGAGGGCATGCGCGAACGGTTCGACGAGCTGCGCCGCATGGGCATCAAGACCGTCATGATCACCGGTGACAACCCGCTCACCGCCAAGGCCATCGCCGAAGAGGCCGGTGTCGACGACTTCCTCGCCGAGGCCACCCCCGAGGACAAGATGGCCCTCATCAAGCGGGAACAGGCCGGCGGCAAGCTCGTCGCCATGACCGGCGACGGCACCAACGACGCCCCCGCCCTCGCCCAGGCCGACGTCGGCGTGGCCATGAACACCGGCACCTCGGCCGCCAAGGAAGCCGGGAACATGGTCGACCTGGACTCCAACCCCACCAAGCTCATCGAGATCGTCGAGATCGGCAAGCAGCTCCTCATCACCCGCGGCGCCCTGACCACCTTCTCCATCGCCAACGACGTCGCCAAGTACTTCGCGATCATCCCGGCCATGTTCGCCGTGGTCTACCCGGGCCTGGACAAGCTCAACATCATGGGCCTGACCTCCCCCGAGTCCGCCATCCTGTCCGCCGTCATCTTCAACGCGCTGATCATCATCGCCCTCGTCCCGCTCGCCCTCAAGGGCGTGCAGTACAAGCCGACCAGCGCCGACAAGATGCTCCGCCGCAACCTGGGCCTGTACGGCGTGGGCGGTCTGATCGCCCCGTTCATCGGCATCAAGCTCATCGACCTGCTCATCACCCTCATCCCCGGAATCGGCTGATACCCGCCATGAACAACTCCGTAGGCAACACAGCACGTCTGATCGGTGCGGGCCTGAGGGCCCTGCTCGTCCTGACGATCGTGTGCGGCGTGCTCTACCCCCTCGCCGTCACCGGGATCGCCCAGGCCCTGTTCAACGACAAGGCCAACGGCTCCGAGATCAAGGACCAGAGCGGCAACGTCGTCGGATCCTCCCTCATCGGACAGCGGTACGACCTGCCCAAGAAAGATCCGAACGACGCCGACGAGGCCGCGAGGCCCGACCTGAAGTGGTTCCAGCCGCGCCCCTCGAACGGCCTGGGCAGCAACAGCGTCAACACGCAGTACTCCCTCCTCCTCTCCGGCGCCACCAACAAGGCCGGCGACAACCCGGACCTCGTCAAGCTGGTCGAGGACGCCAAGGAGGCCGTGGTCGCCGACAATTCGACGGCGACCCACAAGGTCGATCCGCGGGACGTGCCGGCGGACGCCGTCACCTCCTCCGGCTCCGGCCTCGACCCGAACATCTCCCCCGAGTACGCCAAGCTCCAGATCCACCGGGTCGCCGAGCGGCACGGCCTCGACACCAAGCAGGTCGAAAAGCTCGTCGCCGACCACACCCGGGGCCGCACCCTCGGCTTCATGGGGGAACCCCGCGTCAACGTCCTCGAACTCAACACCGCCCTCAAGGCACTGACCGAGAACTGATGGTCCGCCTCACACGAGCCGAGAGCCGGCGGAGTGCGCACCGTTCGCACCCCGCCGGCTCCTCACCGTTCCGCTCACGAAGAAGGAAGGCTGCACACCGATGACCCGGGTGCTGGTGGTGGAGGACGATCCCCAGCTCGTCCGTGCGCTCAAGATCAATCTTCAGGCGCGCAAATTCGAAGTCGAGGAGGCTCCCGACGGCAGCTCCGCCCTGCGGCTCGCAGCGGCCCGCAGACCCGACGTCATCGTCCTCGACCTCGGCCTGCCCGACATGGCCGGCATCGACGTCATCAAGGGGGTGCGGGGGTGGAGCCGGGTCCCGATCCTCGTCCTGTCCGCCCGGCACACCTCGGAGGACAAGATCCGGGCGCTGGACGCCGGTGCCGACGACTACGTCACCAAGCCCTTCAGCATGGACGAACTCCTGGCCCGGCTCCGCGCGGCCACCCGGCGGCAGGCGGATCCCGAGCAGCGGACCAGCGACATCACGCTGGTCACGACCGACGGGTTCACCCTGGACCTGCTCGCCAAGAAGGTCCGGCGCGGCGACCTCAC
Protein-coding sequences here:
- a CDS encoding M4 family metallopeptidase, with protein sequence MSSSPTARSRTRALRTAAVVASAAMVAISVQSGSASAAAEREAGATALALPASARTQAIADAQTGAAGTARAIGLSDQEGLVARDVIKDGDGTVHTRYERTYGGLPVLGGDLVVHQKKDGSRKTTKGTEARIAPSAARTLKAAPAGARQVVWAATGTPVFAYEAVVTGTQPDGTPSERHVITDAATGAEIYSYEAIDTGTGTSEYSGPVALGTSPSGSAYSLTDGARGGHKTYDLNGATSTATGTLFTDADDAWGDGSPANRQTAAVDAHYGAAVTWDFYRSELGRNGIAGDGKAAYSRVHYGNAYVNAFWDDSCFCMTYGDGAGNLKPLTSLDVAGHEMSHGLTAATAKLNYSRESGGLNEATSDIFGTSVEFFANNSSDVGDYLIGEKIDIRGDGTPLRYMDKPSKDGASADYWSKTVGRLDVHNSSGVANHFFYLLSEGSGAKTVNGVSYNSPTYDGSTVTGIGRTKAYKIWYKALSTYMTSTTNYAGARTATLQATADLYGSTGTEYQQVAAAWKAVNVK
- a CDS encoding M36 family metallopeptidase, which encodes MPRRSPRGLTAAATAAVALFTLAGPASATGSAPAASLPQGRIFMVNPVQSSGDQTLVDAKDAADAVPASAYTTAALHNLDGSGGLSGKWAYVRSETGAPATVADAARYDRADDGFGQVMAYFWVNEAQEYLQGLGFGSELPGANDRAQPVRINQYGADNSFFTDKKAEIRFGKGGVDDAEDAEVIVHEYGHAVHNAQVPGFGTSPEAGAIGEAFGDYLAVEVGAHADAVRGWPSKTDPACVADWDSTSYSTAPHCLRRIDGTKVYADRVGEVHADGEIWSRALFDIRGALGSRTADRVIVNAQFGFAPGTSFQDAALTTVATAQRMYGGTAADAVRAAFKARQIPGM
- a CDS encoding APC family permease, with amino-acid sequence MAMHTGEPTAAGQGPDQGPGQEEPPDTGAGSAAEPGDRHRLTALQGLAALSLDAMASVAYGPESIVLVLAAAGGYGLGFTLPVTLAIAALLAVLVASYRQVIAAFPDGGGSYAVARRHLGPRTSLVAAASLILDYVLNVAVSVTAGVAALTSAFPSLYGERVWLCLGVLVLVTAVNLRGVVDSAKAFLVPTAVFVGSILAMITVGLFRDGPVSTETAAGHASALGDGATTVGALLLLKAFSAGCSALTGVEAVANAVPSFRAPAARRAQRTEVALGALLGVMLIGLSILIGRFHLQPVEGVTVLAQLADASFGHNAAFYVVQFATVVLLALAANTSFGGLPVLMSLLARDNYLPHVFALKADRQVHRHGVVWLALVSAALLVFSGGDANTLVPLFAIGVFVGFTICQVGMVRHWSLERPAGRRAKAALNGFGALLTGVSAVVVTATRFTQGAWLIVVALPLIVLAFEKVHRAYGRIGERLELGRIPQPPERSRSLVVVPVSGLSLLTCRALTAARSLGDEVLAVTVTHPAPEDRRAAEALRRDWELWNPGIELVELPSPTRSLGRPVSGYVRELTERQPDTQVTVLIPETEPERLWQRMLQNQRGSLVAHAVRRDTDAVICRLRFRITAEPR
- the kdpF gene encoding K(+)-transporting ATPase subunit F, producing the protein MTVENIVGLVVAVSLLGYLVLALVYPERF
- the kdpA gene encoding potassium-transporting ATPase subunit KdpA is translated as MSPRIAGVLQLLALVAALALAYRPLGDHMAKVYSSEKHYKPEKWIYKAIGANPSAEMRWPAYLRGVLAFSAVGVLFLYVLQRLQGVLPGSLGFSAIDPDQAFNTAASFVANTNWQSYAGEQAMGHVVQTGGLAVQNFVSAAVGMAVAVALVRGFARSRTGELGNFWADLVRGTVRILLPISVIGALVLVACGAIQNFAGIHEVGQFLGGTQQWNGGAVASQEVIKELGTNGGGYFNANSAHPFENPTPFSNLFEIFLILVIPFALTRTFGRMVGNLRQGYAILATMAVIWLGFTALMMWTEFAHHGPAFEVAGGAMEGKETRFGIGGSSIFAVASTLTSTGAVNSFHSSFTGFGGGIAMLGMQLGEIAPGGVGSGLYGMLVMAIIAVFIAGLMVGRTPEYLGKKIGTREIKFAACYILITPALVLCFTAAAMALPTPGNSMANTGAHGFSEILYAYTSGANNNGSAFAGLNADTQWFNTTIGLAMLLGRFLPMVFVLALAGSLAEQNPVPETAGTLRTDKPLYAGLLVGTIVIITGLTYFPALALGPLAEGLAS
- the kdpB gene encoding potassium-transporting ATPase subunit KdpB, giving the protein MTSDTRKQEDVMPTVTPTRPPHQDAPTGQKPEGGRVGTGLFDPAQLLKSFPDAVKKLDPRVMIKSPVMFVVLVGSVVTTVLAIKDPTDWFGWAITAWLWLTTIFANLAEAVAEGRGKAQADTLRKAKTDTVARRLTQDGPGEEQVPGTDLRIGDLVVCETGDVIPGDGDVIEGVASVDESAITGESAPVIRESGGDRSAVTGGTKVLSDRIVVKITTKPGETFIDRMIALVEGAARQKTPNEIALNILLASLTIVFLLAIVTLQPFAIYAGAEQSMIVLTALLVCLIPTTIGALLSAIGIAGMDRLVQRNVLAMSGRAVEAAGDVSTLLLDKTGTITLGNRQAAEFVPVKGVTEAELADAAQLSSLADETPEGRSIVVLAKEKYGLRERHQGELAHAEWIAFTAQTRMSGVDVDGRNVRKGATGSVISWVNERGGSVADDAQALTDTISQAGGTPLLVAVEDGKGARVLGVIHLKDVVKEGMRERFDELRRMGIKTVMITGDNPLTAKAIAEEAGVDDFLAEATPEDKMALIKREQAGGKLVAMTGDGTNDAPALAQADVGVAMNTGTSAAKEAGNMVDLDSNPTKLIEIVEIGKQLLITRGALTTFSIANDVAKYFAIIPAMFAVVYPGLDKLNIMGLTSPESAILSAVIFNALIIIALVPLALKGVQYKPTSADKMLRRNLGLYGVGGLIAPFIGIKLIDLLITLIPGIG
- a CDS encoding potassium-transporting ATPase subunit C, with product MNNSVGNTARLIGAGLRALLVLTIVCGVLYPLAVTGIAQALFNDKANGSEIKDQSGNVVGSSLIGQRYDLPKKDPNDADEAARPDLKWFQPRPSNGLGSNSVNTQYSLLLSGATNKAGDNPDLVKLVEDAKEAVVADNSTATHKVDPRDVPADAVTSSGSGLDPNISPEYAKLQIHRVAERHGLDTKQVEKLVADHTRGRTLGFMGEPRVNVLELNTALKALTEN